The Microbulbifer hydrolyticus genome has a segment encoding these proteins:
- a CDS encoding septal ring lytic transglycosylase RlpA family protein: protein MKTRKIAGKTADFIRLGAACTLAVLSACSTVPLQDPGKAKVEPDEVPFDQVRDKGPDVPVDMLATPEVTPVREPIGVAGNKSPYVVNGVRYRVLKGVKGYSERGHASWYGTKFHGRKTANGEVYNMYALSAAHKTLPLPSYAKVTNLDNGRSIIVRVNDRGPFVPGRIIDLSYTAAQKLGYIDKGVARVEVVALDPETLPSATESLAVEKDAAARKGLPEDASFKLPENTFLQVGAYSSASQAEEIRGQLAAAFGYPVSVSPVNRDGNMLYRVRIGPIAQQRALAALRESVEEQNFGQPQVVVD, encoded by the coding sequence ATGAAAACCAGAAAAATAGCGGGTAAAACCGCGGATTTTATTCGCCTGGGTGCCGCCTGCACGCTGGCAGTACTCAGTGCCTGTAGCACTGTCCCCCTGCAGGACCCGGGGAAAGCGAAGGTTGAACCGGATGAGGTTCCGTTTGACCAGGTTCGTGACAAAGGCCCGGACGTTCCCGTGGACATGTTGGCGACGCCCGAAGTCACCCCGGTGCGCGAACCGATCGGTGTTGCCGGCAACAAATCCCCCTACGTGGTCAACGGCGTTAGGTATCGTGTATTAAAAGGGGTAAAGGGCTACAGTGAGCGCGGCCACGCGTCCTGGTACGGCACCAAGTTTCACGGCCGCAAAACCGCCAACGGCGAGGTTTACAATATGTACGCCCTGTCCGCGGCGCATAAAACCCTGCCTCTGCCCAGTTATGCAAAAGTCACCAATCTGGACAACGGCCGCAGTATCATCGTGCGCGTAAACGATCGCGGTCCTTTTGTGCCTGGGCGAATCATCGACCTGAGCTACACCGCAGCGCAGAAACTCGGTTATATCGACAAGGGCGTGGCCCGTGTAGAAGTTGTTGCGCTGGACCCGGAAACCCTGCCCAGTGCCACTGAAAGCCTGGCGGTGGAAAAAGACGCCGCAGCACGCAAGGGGCTACCAGAAGATGCCAGCTTCAAATTGCCGGAAAATACCTTTTTGCAGGTGGGCGCGTACAGCTCCGCCTCTCAGGCAGAAGAGATTCGTGGCCAGCTTGCCGCTGCATTCGGCTATCCTGTATCCGTCAGCCCGGTTAACCGTGATGGGAACATGCTTTACCGGGTGCGTATCGGACCCATCGCCCAGCAGCGGGCACTGGCCGCATTGCGGGAATCTGTTGAGGAACAGAATTTCGGCCAGCCCCAGGTGGTAGTTGATTGA
- the rodA gene encoding rod shape-determining protein RodA, which yields MASRDYMHRLPDAGSSLRRPESLSRRWHIDLPLLLLLMVLAGVGLVVLYSASGEEVHYVKRQAVFMGLAFVGMLIAAQIPLEFYRRWSPWFYLAGCCLLVAVLFFGVGAKGAQRWLQIGGFRFQPSEALKLAVPIAVAAYLHKRSLPPSLVTVIGTLVIIGIPAALIVRQPDLGTSILIAASGVFALYLSGLSWKMIGSALVMALMAAWPMWMWGLRDYQKQRILTLFNPDADRLGAGWNIFQSKAAIGSGGWDGKGYMQGTQSQLDFLPESHTDFIIAVLAEEWGMRGALILLALYLLIIARGIYISFMAQHVFGRLLAGSITLTFFVYVFVNIGMVTGLLPVVGVPLPLVSHGGTSVITLMAGFGILMAVSTERRRVLF from the coding sequence GTGGCTAGTCGCGATTACATGCACCGGCTGCCGGATGCCGGCAGTAGTCTGCGCCGGCCGGAGAGTCTCTCTCGTCGCTGGCATATCGATCTTCCGCTGCTGTTGCTGCTGATGGTACTGGCGGGGGTTGGCCTGGTGGTGCTTTACAGTGCTTCCGGCGAAGAGGTCCATTACGTCAAGCGTCAGGCCGTGTTTATGGGGTTGGCGTTTGTGGGTATGTTGATAGCCGCGCAGATTCCCCTGGAGTTCTACCGGCGCTGGTCGCCATGGTTTTATCTCGCCGGCTGCTGCCTGCTGGTGGCCGTACTGTTTTTTGGTGTGGGCGCCAAGGGCGCGCAGCGCTGGCTGCAGATCGGAGGTTTTCGCTTCCAGCCATCGGAGGCGCTCAAACTTGCCGTTCCGATTGCCGTGGCGGCCTATCTCCACAAGCGCAGCCTGCCACCGTCATTGGTCACGGTCATTGGCACGCTGGTGATTATCGGTATCCCCGCGGCGCTGATTGTGCGCCAGCCGGATCTCGGCACCTCGATCCTGATTGCCGCGTCGGGCGTTTTCGCGCTGTACCTGTCGGGGCTCAGCTGGAAAATGATCGGTAGCGCACTGGTTATGGCGCTGATGGCTGCCTGGCCAATGTGGATGTGGGGACTGCGGGACTACCAGAAGCAGCGCATCCTCACCCTGTTCAACCCGGATGCGGACCGACTGGGCGCAGGGTGGAATATCTTCCAGTCGAAGGCCGCCATCGGCTCTGGCGGCTGGGATGGCAAAGGGTATATGCAGGGTACCCAGTCACAGCTGGATTTTCTGCCGGAGAGCCATACGGATTTCATCATTGCGGTACTGGCGGAAGAGTGGGGCATGCGCGGTGCGTTGATCCTGCTGGCCCTGTATCTGTTGATCATTGCCCGGGGCATCTATATTAGTTTCATGGCCCAGCATGTATTCGGACGTCTGTTGGCGGGTAGTATCACGCTGACGTTCTTCGTATACGTGTTTGTAAATATCGGAATGGTGACTGGCCTGTTGCCGGTGGTTGGTGTGCCACTGCCGCTGGTGAGCCACGGTGGCACCTCGGTGATTACCCTGATGGCCGGGTTCGGTATTCTGATGGCGGTCAGTACGGAAAGACGAAGGGTACTTTTTTAG
- a CDS encoding YbeD family protein — MTQDSEQQPPKIEFPCEDYMVKVVRDTDDEVHEFVMEVMRRHAPELDESQLKHKPSRNGKFTSVTFFILATGEPQLKALFEELKAHPGVYMVL, encoded by the coding sequence ATGACCCAGGATTCAGAACAGCAGCCTCCAAAAATCGAATTCCCCTGTGAAGACTATATGGTCAAGGTGGTGCGTGACACCGATGACGAGGTGCACGAGTTCGTCATGGAGGTGATGCGCCGCCATGCGCCGGAGCTGGATGAGAGCCAGCTGAAACACAAGCCGAGCCGCAACGGCAAGTTCACTTCGGTGACCTTCTTTATTCTCGCCACCGGCGAGCCCCAGCTGAAGGCGCTGTTTGAAGAACTCAAAGCCCACCCGGGCGTCTACATGGTGCTGTGA
- the lipB gene encoding lipoyl(octanoyl) transferase LipB — protein sequence MAAPEPVICNLGRRDYESVWRAMAHYTDHRGNDAGDQIWCVEHPPVFTQGQAGKAEHLLNTGDIPVVQVDRGGQVTYHGPGQLVVYPLLDLRRSKIGVRDLVTALEEATVAMLGEFGIAAAPRADAPGVYLTDGPRAGNKIASIGLRVRRGCSFHGIAINIDMDLGPFLRINPCGYAGMQMVQMAEVIQPTPQWEAVAKSFVAALQRNLQLPEASWQPVDENLFAVPGNEPGAEPGTSNV from the coding sequence ATGGCCGCGCCTGAACCGGTCATCTGTAACCTGGGCCGGCGCGACTACGAGTCCGTTTGGCGAGCCATGGCCCATTACACCGACCACCGCGGCAACGACGCCGGGGACCAGATCTGGTGTGTCGAGCATCCTCCCGTATTTACCCAGGGCCAGGCCGGCAAGGCGGAACACCTGCTCAACACCGGGGATATTCCCGTGGTGCAGGTGGATCGCGGCGGCCAGGTCACCTATCACGGTCCCGGCCAGCTGGTGGTCTACCCGTTGCTCGACCTGCGACGCAGCAAGATCGGCGTGCGCGACCTGGTCACCGCGCTGGAAGAGGCCACCGTTGCCATGCTGGGTGAATTCGGTATTGCTGCCGCGCCGCGTGCGGACGCGCCCGGTGTCTATCTCACCGACGGGCCGCGGGCGGGCAACAAGATTGCCTCTATCGGCCTGCGGGTGCGCCGGGGCTGTAGCTTCCACGGTATTGCCATCAATATCGATATGGACCTGGGCCCCTTTCTGCGTATCAACCCCTGCGGGTATGCGGGGATGCAGATGGTACAGATGGCAGAGGTCATCCAGCCCACTCCTCAGTGGGAAGCAGTTGCAAAAAGCTTTGTGGCGGCGTTGCAGCGTAATCTGCAATTGCCGGAGGCCAGCTGGCAGCCGGTAGACGAGAACCTATTTGCAGTGCCAGGGAATGAGCCCGGTGCTGAACCAGGAACGAGTAATGTCTGA
- the mltB gene encoding lytic murein transglycosylase B: protein MKWTTGLLAGLGLVLSACAQEQGHGENAQAKAFVDYMVAEHNFNRDELLLLMKDAKRKDAILKAIKRPAEKAKPWHEYRKIFITNARITGGVDFWDKNAEALKAAEEKYGVPAEMIVAIIGVETRYGGTMGSYRVLDALATLAFDYPRRSKFFTKELENYLLLTRDQNIDPTTLKGSYAGAMGFGQFMPSSYRHYAVDFNGDGRVDIWTDTEDAIGSVANYFVEHGWKRGEPISVITQPLPNADMTIVNDDLNPKWTVGELEAKGFPTTAQVTKDMPANVFSLDTRDGEQFWIGLNNFYTITRYNHSRLYAMAVYELAQEIIKARGGRS from the coding sequence TTGAAGTGGACCACAGGATTGTTGGCAGGTTTGGGACTGGTTCTCAGCGCCTGTGCGCAAGAGCAGGGGCACGGGGAAAATGCCCAGGCCAAGGCCTTTGTGGATTACATGGTGGCCGAGCACAACTTCAACCGCGATGAGCTGCTCCTGTTAATGAAAGACGCCAAGCGCAAGGATGCGATCCTCAAGGCGATCAAGCGCCCGGCGGAAAAAGCCAAGCCGTGGCACGAATACCGTAAGATCTTCATTACCAATGCGCGCATCACCGGCGGTGTCGATTTCTGGGACAAGAACGCAGAGGCACTCAAGGCCGCGGAAGAGAAGTACGGCGTGCCGGCGGAAATGATCGTGGCCATCATCGGCGTGGAAACCCGCTATGGCGGTACTATGGGGAGCTATCGGGTACTCGATGCACTGGCTACGCTCGCGTTCGATTACCCGCGCCGCTCCAAGTTTTTCACCAAAGAGCTGGAAAATTACCTGCTGCTGACCCGCGATCAAAACATTGACCCCACCACGTTGAAAGGCTCTTATGCCGGCGCTATGGGCTTCGGTCAGTTCATGCCCTCCAGCTACCGGCACTACGCAGTGGACTTTAACGGCGATGGCCGGGTAGATATCTGGACTGATACCGAAGACGCTATTGGCAGTGTCGCCAACTATTTTGTCGAGCACGGCTGGAAACGGGGCGAGCCGATTAGCGTTATCACGCAGCCGTTGCCCAATGCCGATATGACCATCGTCAATGACGACCTCAATCCCAAGTGGACGGTCGGTGAGCTGGAAGCGAAAGGCTTCCCCACCACGGCCCAGGTCACCAAGGATATGCCCGCCAATGTGTTTTCCCTGGATACGCGGGACGGTGAGCAGTTCTGGATCGGTTTGAATAATTTCTACACAATTACCCGCTATAACCACAGCCGTCTGTACGCCATGGCGGTATACGAGCTGGCCCAGGAAATCATCAAGGCGCGGGGCGGACGCTCCTGA
- the lipA gene encoding lipoyl synthase gives MSERFDAENPETRQQEAAQPEGTPEIVPVKRTRRLQQGEKLRDGDKVERIPVKVIASDQTLRKPDWIRVKVPSVKASKEVERIKSILRSQKLATVCEEASCPNLGECFSGGTATFMIMGEICTRRCPFCDVGHGKPNPLDPNEPQHLAEAIAAMGLRYVVITSVDRDDLRDGGAQHFAECIQQSRALSPNLQVEILTPDFRGRMDIALDILEAEAPDVFNHNLETVPRLYRESRPGANYKWSLKLLQEYKKRRPDVLTKSGLMVGLGETKEEIFEVLDDMRAHDIDMLTIGQYLQPSKEHLPVQRYVHPDEFEEYRRYAEQIGFTHAACGPMVRSSYHADKQAHGEKVS, from the coding sequence ATGTCTGAGAGATTTGACGCGGAAAACCCGGAAACTCGCCAACAGGAGGCGGCACAGCCGGAAGGTACTCCGGAAATTGTTCCGGTAAAACGTACCCGGCGTCTGCAGCAGGGCGAAAAGCTGCGCGACGGCGACAAGGTTGAGCGTATCCCGGTAAAGGTGATCGCCAGCGACCAGACCCTGCGCAAGCCGGACTGGATTCGCGTGAAAGTGCCTTCGGTAAAAGCGTCCAAGGAAGTAGAGCGGATCAAGAGCATCCTGCGCTCGCAAAAGCTTGCTACCGTGTGCGAAGAGGCCAGCTGCCCGAACCTGGGTGAGTGCTTCAGTGGCGGTACGGCCACCTTCATGATCATGGGCGAGATCTGCACCCGCCGCTGTCCCTTCTGCGATGTGGGCCACGGCAAACCGAATCCGCTGGACCCCAACGAACCGCAACACCTGGCGGAAGCCATTGCCGCCATGGGCCTGCGTTATGTGGTCATTACCTCTGTAGACCGCGACGACCTGCGCGACGGTGGCGCCCAGCACTTTGCTGAATGTATCCAGCAGTCCCGTGCGCTGTCGCCGAACCTGCAGGTGGAGATCCTGACCCCGGACTTCCGCGGGCGTATGGATATCGCACTCGACATTCTCGAGGCCGAAGCCCCGGATGTGTTTAACCACAACCTGGAAACCGTGCCGCGCTTGTATCGCGAGTCCCGTCCCGGTGCCAACTACAAGTGGTCCCTGAAACTGCTGCAGGAATACAAGAAGCGCCGTCCGGACGTACTCACCAAATCTGGCCTGATGGTCGGGCTCGGTGAAACCAAAGAAGAAATCTTCGAAGTACTTGATGACATGCGCGCCCACGATATCGACATGCTCACGATCGGCCAGTACCTGCAGCCGAGCAAGGAGCACCTGCCGGTACAGCGCTATGTACACCCGGACGAGTTCGAGGAGTACCGCCGCTACGCCGAACAGATCGGCTTTACCCACGCGGCCTGTGGTCCGATGGTTCGTTCTTCCTATCACGCCGATAAGCAGGCGCACGGGGAAAAAGTCAGCTAA
- the mrdA gene encoding penicillin-binding protein 2, protein MSENLRFKDHHTEQRLFRNRMLVAIFGVVALLGVLVARLYNLQVVNYEDYRTQSDQNRIQVRPVPPTRGLIYDRNGEMLADNRASYTLSVVRERVKDLDATIELLGHLVQLEDSDVEKFNRRLQRRRPFEPVPLRYRLSEEEIARISVNEFHLPGVSVEAELVRYYPESKLFAHSVGYVGRINERELSNFSEEDVRRYRGTQSIGKVGLERSYEDLLLGEVGYENVETNARGRVLRVLERHDPKPGSELTLHLDTRLQQVATEALGDNRGAVVAIDVKTGGVLAFVSQPSFDPNLFVTGISFKDYSALRDSLDVPLFNRVVQGQYPPGSTLKPMMGLGGLAAGVISGETEVADPGYYKLPNDTRIYRDWKRWGHGKHIDLIEGLAQSCDVFFWDMAARWNIDGMHDVATRFGLGEKTGIDLPREYPGLFPSRAWKRGARGVPWFPGDSLNAVLGQGFVLATPLQLAVMTATIANRGTHYRPQMVMAIDGVEQPPEVLHHVDARPEHWDLVFEGMEAVVYSAHGTGKKAGAGLDFKVAGKSGTAQVVGIAQGEKYDSEALKERHRDHALFVAFAPVDDPQIAVSVLVENGEGGGRVAAPVAREVFFDWMSRPLENTASLQSWRPPMAVTGSAYVQEAHIRG, encoded by the coding sequence ATGTCAGAAAACCTGCGCTTTAAAGACCACCACACAGAACAGCGGCTGTTCCGCAACCGTATGCTGGTGGCGATATTCGGCGTGGTGGCGCTGCTCGGCGTGCTGGTAGCGCGCCTCTACAACCTTCAGGTAGTCAACTACGAGGACTACCGCACCCAGTCCGATCAAAACCGCATTCAGGTGCGCCCGGTGCCCCCCACGCGCGGGCTGATCTACGACCGCAATGGCGAGATGCTCGCGGACAACCGCGCGAGTTATACCCTCTCTGTCGTGCGAGAGCGGGTCAAGGACCTGGACGCCACCATCGAGCTGCTTGGCCATCTGGTACAGCTGGAAGACAGTGATGTGGAGAAATTCAATCGTCGCCTCCAGCGTCGTCGTCCATTTGAGCCCGTGCCCCTCCGCTACCGTTTGAGCGAGGAGGAAATCGCCCGTATTAGCGTCAATGAGTTCCACCTGCCCGGTGTGTCCGTGGAGGCGGAACTGGTCCGCTACTACCCGGAGAGTAAGCTGTTCGCTCACAGCGTGGGGTACGTGGGACGGATCAACGAACGCGAGCTGTCCAATTTTTCCGAAGAGGACGTGCGCCGCTACCGGGGCACCCAGAGTATCGGCAAGGTGGGGCTGGAACGCTCCTATGAGGACTTGTTGCTGGGGGAAGTCGGCTACGAAAATGTCGAGACCAACGCCCGTGGCCGGGTGTTGCGTGTGCTGGAACGCCACGACCCCAAGCCCGGTTCAGAGCTCACCCTGCACCTCGATACCCGCTTGCAGCAGGTAGCCACGGAAGCACTCGGTGACAACCGCGGCGCCGTAGTGGCCATCGACGTCAAGACCGGTGGTGTGCTGGCCTTCGTCAGCCAGCCTTCCTTCGATCCCAACCTGTTTGTGACCGGCATCAGTTTCAAGGACTACAGCGCACTGCGGGATTCGCTCGACGTGCCACTGTTCAACCGGGTGGTGCAGGGGCAGTACCCTCCCGGCTCTACCCTGAAACCGATGATGGGCCTCGGTGGACTCGCTGCCGGCGTTATCAGTGGGGAAACCGAAGTGGCGGATCCCGGGTATTACAAACTGCCGAATGACACGCGAATTTACCGCGACTGGAAGCGCTGGGGCCACGGCAAGCACATCGACCTGATTGAGGGGCTGGCGCAGAGTTGTGATGTTTTCTTCTGGGACATGGCGGCGCGCTGGAATATCGACGGCATGCATGATGTTGCCACCCGCTTCGGCCTCGGGGAAAAAACCGGAATCGACCTGCCGCGGGAATACCCCGGGTTGTTCCCGTCACGCGCGTGGAAGCGCGGTGCCCGTGGGGTGCCGTGGTTTCCGGGGGACAGTCTGAACGCGGTACTGGGACAGGGATTTGTACTGGCTACGCCACTACAGCTGGCCGTGATGACCGCCACCATCGCCAACCGGGGCACCCATTACCGTCCACAGATGGTGATGGCCATCGACGGCGTGGAGCAGCCTCCGGAAGTGCTGCACCACGTAGACGCGCGCCCGGAGCACTGGGACCTGGTGTTCGAGGGTATGGAAGCGGTGGTGTACAGTGCCCACGGTACCGGTAAGAAAGCCGGCGCAGGGCTTGATTTCAAAGTCGCGGGTAAATCCGGGACCGCCCAGGTTGTCGGCATTGCCCAGGGGGAGAAATACGACTCCGAGGCGCTGAAAGAGCGCCACCGGGACCACGCCCTGTTTGTGGCTTTCGCACCGGTGGATGACCCGCAAATCGCGGTGTCGGTGCTGGTGGAGAATGGCGAGGGTGGCGGTCGTGTGGCCGCGCCGGTAGCGCGCGAAGTATTCTTTGACTGGATGTCGCGGCCGCTGGAAAACACCGCCAGCCTGCAATCCTGGCGCCCACCCATGGCGGTTACTGGTTCCGCATACGTACAGGAGGCTCACATCCGTGGCTAG
- a CDS encoding D-alanyl-D-alanine carboxypeptidase family protein gives MFKRLFACLLLIVSTSVAQADKPLIPAPPQLAATAYLLIDAHTGQVLVEHDADKKIPPASLTKMMTSYIVSEELEKGAIKEQDMVNISEKAWRKGGSKMFVKVGDKVPVIDLLRGVIVQSGNDASIALAEYVSGSEEVFAEVMNQQAQLLGMEDTHFVNATGWPADGHVTTARDLGKLARALIQNHPDHYALYSEKYFRFNGINQPNRNRLLWRDPAVDGIKTGHTEEAGYCLVASAVKRGMRLISVVVGTDSDEKRAAETQKLLAYGFRYYQTHKVYGSNDVLQTERVWGGKTDSVGVAVQNDVFVTIPRGGEESIKADLIIDGELKAPLAKGQQVGKVVVTLDGETVADVAAVVAEDVEEAGFFKRLWDSIKRFVMGFFE, from the coding sequence ATGTTCAAACGCTTGTTTGCCTGTCTGCTCCTGATTGTCAGCACCAGTGTTGCCCAGGCCGATAAACCGCTGATACCTGCGCCACCGCAACTCGCGGCGACCGCCTATCTGCTGATCGATGCCCACACCGGCCAGGTACTGGTAGAACACGACGCAGATAAAAAGATTCCTCCCGCCAGCCTGACCAAGATGATGACCAGCTACATCGTCTCCGAAGAGCTGGAAAAGGGCGCCATCAAAGAGCAGGACATGGTCAATATTTCGGAGAAGGCCTGGCGCAAGGGCGGCTCCAAAATGTTTGTCAAAGTCGGTGACAAGGTGCCGGTCATCGACCTGCTGCGCGGGGTCATCGTGCAGTCGGGTAACGATGCCAGTATCGCGCTGGCGGAATATGTTTCCGGCAGTGAAGAAGTGTTCGCCGAAGTAATGAACCAGCAGGCGCAGCTTCTGGGTATGGAAGACACCCATTTCGTCAATGCGACCGGTTGGCCGGCAGATGGCCATGTGACCACGGCTCGCGACCTGGGCAAACTGGCGCGTGCGCTGATCCAGAATCACCCGGACCACTACGCCCTGTACTCCGAGAAATATTTCCGCTTCAACGGCATCAACCAGCCCAATCGCAACCGCCTGCTGTGGCGTGACCCTGCGGTTGACGGTATCAAGACCGGCCATACAGAAGAAGCGGGCTACTGCCTGGTGGCTTCGGCGGTAAAACGCGGCATGCGCCTGATCTCGGTAGTCGTCGGGACGGACAGCGATGAGAAGCGCGCTGCGGAAACCCAGAAACTGCTCGCCTACGGCTTCCGCTACTACCAGACCCACAAGGTCTACGGTAGCAACGACGTGCTGCAGACCGAGCGAGTATGGGGCGGCAAGACGGATTCTGTCGGCGTTGCGGTACAGAACGATGTGTTCGTCACCATTCCCCGTGGCGGCGAAGAGAGCATCAAGGCTGACCTGATCATTGATGGCGAACTCAAGGCGCCATTGGCCAAGGGCCAGCAGGTGGGGAAAGTGGTTGTGACCCTGGACGGTGAAACCGTCGCCGACGTGGCCGCGGTGGTTGCCGAAGACGTGGAAGAAGCTGGCTTCTTCAAGCGCCTGTGGGATTCTATCAAGCGCTTTGTGATGGGCTTTTTCGAGTAA
- the rsfS gene encoding ribosome silencing factor gives MTDIKTIAVNALEDLKGKDIVSLDVSELSDVMDTLIICTGTSNRQVKSLANNVVEDGKEAGFRPIGVEGMEQGEWVLVDYGDVVVHVMQAETRGFYDLEKLWSMTPNTREDADGSDPHEH, from the coding sequence ATGACTGATATCAAAACAATTGCGGTAAACGCACTGGAAGACCTCAAGGGCAAAGATATTGTCTCTCTCGACGTATCCGAACTCAGTGATGTGATGGATACCCTCATCATCTGCACCGGCACCTCCAACCGGCAGGTGAAATCCCTCGCCAATAATGTGGTGGAAGACGGCAAAGAAGCCGGGTTTCGCCCAATTGGCGTGGAAGGCATGGAGCAGGGTGAGTGGGTACTGGTCGACTACGGGGATGTGGTGGTGCATGTGATGCAGGCCGAGACCCGTGGCTTCTATGACCTGGAAAAGCTCTGGTCGATGACGCCAAATACCCGGGAAGATGCCGATGGCAGCGATCCTCACGAGCACTGA
- the rlmH gene encoding 23S rRNA (pseudouridine(1915)-N(3))-methyltransferase RlmH, whose amino-acid sequence MKIRIIAAGGKMPAWVQEGYNEYAKRLPRELTLELVEVPLGNRGQKNSAALVEKARQKEGEAMLAAINPRDHVVALEVKGKPWSTEQLSRELSGWQMSGDNMCLLIGGPDGLSPDCVARANQKWSLSALTLPHPLVRVLLAEQLYRAWTLLAGHPYHK is encoded by the coding sequence ATGAAGATCCGTATCATCGCCGCCGGTGGCAAGATGCCCGCATGGGTGCAGGAGGGCTACAACGAGTACGCCAAGCGCCTGCCGCGGGAGCTGACACTGGAGCTGGTAGAGGTCCCGCTCGGCAACCGCGGCCAGAAAAACTCCGCCGCCCTGGTGGAGAAGGCCCGCCAGAAAGAGGGTGAGGCGATGCTGGCCGCGATCAATCCACGGGACCACGTGGTCGCGCTGGAGGTGAAAGGCAAGCCCTGGAGTACCGAGCAGCTGTCGCGGGAGCTTTCCGGCTGGCAGATGTCTGGCGACAACATGTGCCTGTTGATCGGCGGTCCCGATGGTCTGTCTCCGGACTGTGTGGCGCGGGCCAACCAGAAGTGGTCCTTGTCGGCGCTGACTCTGCCGCATCCGCTGGTGCGGGTGCTGCTGGCTGAGCAGCTGTACCGGGCGTGGACATTGCTGGCGGGGCATCCGTATCACAAATGA